Proteins encoded within one genomic window of Lysinibacillus sphaericus:
- the groES gene encoding co-chaperone GroES, which yields MLRPLGDRIVIELIEVEEKSAFGIVLPDSAKEKPQEGKVVAVGTGRVLENGQRVELDVKVDDHIIFSKYAGTEVKYEGNEYLILRESDILAIIG from the coding sequence TTGTTAAGACCACTAGGAGATCGTATTGTCATCGAACTAATCGAGGTAGAAGAAAAATCTGCATTTGGGATTGTACTACCAGACTCTGCAAAAGAAAAACCGCAAGAAGGTAAAGTAGTAGCAGTTGGGACAGGTCGTGTTTTAGAAAACGGACAACGTGTAGAGCTTGACGTTAAAGTTGACGACCACATTATTTTCTCTAAATACGCAGGTACAGAAGTTAAATATGAAGGCAATGAATACTTAATCTTACGCGAAAGCGATATTCTTGCAATTATTGGATAA